The window CGAAGTTGACTTATTAAAGAATTTTGGTTTGTTATCACGTGAAAAAGCAGAGGCAAGTTATGTTGAGTCAGGGCTTGCCACTCCGAATAATCAGGAGGTAGTTGAAGCTGATGCAAAGGATGGGTCGGAGTCCAGTGGCACGCAGCAGACATCATCACTAGCcgacattaaaaaaattacacagGATATATTACGACAAACCGACTCCATATTGGGTGCTTTGATGGTTGTAAATGCAGCAGTTTCTAAATTAAGCAATGAATCAGGCCTAATTGGAAAGAAAGAGGATACTCCAGTCGAAGTGGAAGAAGAAGTGCCTGGAGACGAAGAGAGCAAAAGACTAATAAGTAATCAAGGTGGATTAACAATGACTGAGGAAGAAGCTGAGGAGATGAGGAAACTTTTCTCGACAGCCGAAAGCGCCATGGAGGCGTGGGCACTGCTTGCAAATGCATTGGGCCATCCAACATTTATAAAATCCGAGTTTGAAAAGATTTGCTTCTTGGATAATGCAGAATCAGACACTCAGGCGAGTCCCAGAACCATATTTTGGATAGAGATTGCGTAATCTAGATGGTTAAGATTCCATTTGATTGCACTGTTTAATGATAGAAAATAGttcttttagtaatttttctCCCTGTTAGGATGCAGGTGGCAATTTGGCGCGATCTCGAAAGAAGAAGACTTGTCGTAGCTTTCAGGGGAACAGAACAAGTAGGTTCTAGGATTTCTGTGATTAGGGACAATTTATTTGAACTTTCGTGGCTAGCATGCTGACACTCGATCTTTTCAGACTAGGTGGAAGGATGTAGTGACAGATTTGATGCTCGTACCTACAGGGTAACGCAACTATGTTACAAAATATTCATCTAGTTCAGTTTTGTCCCGCCATTTCTATTTTCCCCTGTATTAGCAGCTATTTTTCTAGGGAAGTTCATATCATATATTTTCTGTCTTAAGCTGTTAAATGTTGCGTTGTATTGTTCTCGTACAGGCTAAATCCTGAAAGGATAGGTGGTGATTTCACGAACGAGGTTCAGGTACACGTGATGATTCTAATTCTGATTCTGTAACTGCTTATTAAGATCGTGAATATTGACTTGTGTTGTTGAATTCACTTCAGGTGCATAGTGGTTTTCTGAGCGCATATGATTCTGTTAGAACTAGGCTTATCACACTCATTAAACAAGCTACAGGTCACAGGTAATGAATCGTTTTGCTAGACATCGCTTATGGACCCTTGTTTTTTACATAAGTAtgctaaattaaattttttctattgCAGGGATGATAATTCTATTGAGTTGCTTCCCACATGGCATATATATGTGACAGGACATAGCTTGGGGGGCGCTTTAGCTACCCTTCTCGCCCTTGAATTGGCATCAAGTCAATTAGCGCAGTCAGTTGTTATTCAACTAATTATCACTTTGCTTCCTATGAATCTGTATTTAgcacttaaatataattaaatttcccATGTGAATCACTCTGGGACTAGGTGTGGAGCTATTGCTGTGACTATGTACAACTTTGGATCTCCGAGAGTTGGAAACAGAAGATTTGCTGAAATATACAATCAGGTATGTGTTCAAGTATGATGTCGAACAACAAAAAACATACATGATGCTTATATTTATTCGATcaatattagaaaaatgaaaggAAGTGGGAAAATTCTACATGTAGCTATTGCAGTTGAAAGTGATTACAGTTACCAAGCATGCTGCCATCAAATATAGATAGATTTAAGTTTAAGATTTCAACTCCAATTTTGTTTCGGTTGTTGCAGAAAGTGAAGGACAGTTGGAGAGTCGTCAATCATAGGGACATAATACCGACAGTGCCTCGTTTGATGGGATATTGCCATGTAGCCCACCCAGTTTATCTGGCTGCTGGCAATCAGAAGGATGACATGGTGAGTGGCTCATCGTTTAGAATTTCTTATATGTTTACAATTTTCCATAATTTCCTTGAAACCTCAACCTCAAAGTTGTTTTATCACAATTAATTTTCTCGTGAATCTTTCAACTATGATTTAGCAATCTGATGGGAATAGAAAACTGAACTAcgctttcacttttacttgGAATAGATGGTCGTGTAGTCCTTTCAACTATGGCATATATACTCAATCCATTTCTCATGTTTTCTTTGCTAAAATTGCATGTAATTTCTTGTTGCAGGAGAATCTAGATGCTCTGGAGGTTGGATATGAAGCTGACATTATTGGGGAAGCGACGCCTGATGTTCTTGTCAGCGAATTCGTATGTTCATATTTCCACTTTATACATCCCAAAAAGTCAATTTCTCAG is drawn from Salvia hispanica cultivar TCC Black 2014 chromosome 6, UniMelb_Shisp_WGS_1.0, whole genome shotgun sequence and contains these coding sequences:
- the LOC125191729 gene encoding uncharacterized protein LOC125191729 isoform X2, whose protein sequence is MQLDCQIVKSNVKWGTKEPKWNEEFALNIKQPPIHDLQVAAWDANLVTPHKRMGNSCINLENLCDGNSHEVLLDLEGMGGGGKIELEVKYKSFGKIDDEKKWWKIPLVTEFLEKHGLDPAVKMFAGSETVQARDFVQFAFGQLKSLNDSYLQKDQLSETKVTSDPYPDVKEKQSELENNEGSTNKDSNDGILSNDDAVNNVKNNTEEIQAVEDSWTDKHFWKTLADTVNHNVVQKLGLPAPEKMKWDEVDLLKNFGLLSREKAEASYVESGLATPNNQEVVEADAKDGSESSGTQQTSSLADIKKITQDILRQTDSILGALMVVNAAVSKLSNESGLIGKKEDTPVEVEEEVPGDEESKRLISNQGGLTMTEEEAEEMRKLFSTAESAMEAWALLANALGHPTFIKSEFEKICFLDNAESDTQVAIWRDLERRRLVVAFRGTEQTRWKDVVTDLMLVPTGLNPERIGGDFTNEVQVHSGFLSAYDSVRTRLITLIKQATGHRDDNSIELLPTWHIYVTGHSLGGALATLLALELASSQLAQCGAIAVTMYNFGSPRVGNRRFAEIYNQKVKDSWRVVNHRDIIPTVPRLMGYCHVAHPVYLAAGNQKDDMENLDALEVGYEADIIGEATPDVLVSEFMKGEKELIENILNTEINIFRGIRDGSAVMQHMEDFYYISLLEKVRSNYKGVGGFQPVGAGKKLSA